AGAGGGTTCTTCATATATAGATATGGTTAATACCCTTTTACTTGCGTATCTTCCAATTGCTTCCCATGGTAATCCACAATCTTTTCTTACAATCGGACTTGGTGCAGGTATTACCCTGCAGGCAGCTAAACAACATGTTAAAGAAATGCATCTTGTGGAAATAAACAAAGGAGTTATCGAAGCTGTTGAAAGATTTGGGCATCCAGGCTTATTGGATAATGTAACTATTTCGATAAATGATGCAAGAAATTTCCTCTTGTTGACAGATAAAAAATTCGACATTATATCTTCAGAGCCATCCTATCCTACAGAGTCTTCGGTAGGTAATCTTTTTACTAAGGAGTTCTATAAAATTGCAGCATCAAAACTTAACTCAGGTGGAGTTTTTTGTCAATGGTTGCCTTATTATCAGTTAACTGATAATGATGTAAGTATGATGGTAAAGACTTTTGGGTCTATATTTGATTATGTTTATGTCTGGGCAGTAAAGCACTCTCTTGATCTGCTACTTGTTGGTTCTAATGAGCCTTTTAAATTCAACGCGGATGAAATAATAGAGCGAGTTCATACCCTTAATAAAGGCAAATTCCCACTCATATTTGTGTTATCCAAAAATCCATTACAGATTAAGGAATTTTTATCAAATAATTCAAATATTCCTTTAAATACTGATGATAGACCTTTGCTCGAATTCCATGCAGCCAAGAATCTGCTTACAGGAGTTTTTTAGAGTGAATAAAGAAAGATTGTTTTGGGGCTAATGCCCCTCGCAATGGCATACACCACCTCTCCATCCTTGGTAATGGGTGAATTAAGTAATTCTAAGCCATAGCTTGATTGTGTGGAAGTAGCATCAGGTGACAAAACATAAAGGGCTTTATTATAATTAGTTAATTAAAGATAATCAAATTGTTCATTATTAGTATCAATATATTATGAACGTAGAGCTTGCTGCTAAAACCGCATTAGAACATTATAATTCTGGAAACTTTGAAAAATCAGAACTTCTGTGTAAAAAAATACTAAGGCGCCAGGATAAAAATCATTATATTTTAAATCTTCTCGGATTGATTTATTTCAAAAGAAAGGATTATGATTCAGCCATCTCTTATTTTAAAAAATCCATATCCATAAATCCTCTTTACACCGAGGGCCTCTGCAATCTCGGCTTAGTTTTAATGAGAAAAAAAGAGTTAGATGAAGCTTTAGCTTGTTTTAAGAAAGCATCGGAGATTAAACCTTATATGTCTGAAGCTTGGGGAAACATAGGAAGTGCTCTTTACCAAAAAGGTTTAATAGAGGATGCCATAGAATATTATAAAAGAGCATTGAAACTTAAACCGACTCTTGCAGAGAATTGGCTTAATATAGGGACTTGTCTTATTGATATCGGGAAACCTCGTGAGGCAATTCAGTATTTGCAAAAAGCAATAGAGATAAAACCAGATTATGCTCTTGCACATTTCAATTTGTCTTTTGCCAGATTAGTTCTGGGTGATTTTAAAAGGGGATGGTATGAATATATGTGGCGGTGGGGGTTAGAAGAATTCCAAATACCTCAATTTCCACAGCCCCTATGGAATGGTTCATACCTTGAGGGGAAAACGATTTATATTCACGGAGAGCAGGGGTTTGGAGATACCATTCAATTTGTACGTTATGCTCCTCTAATTGTAGAACGGGGAGGGAGAGTAATTATTGCAGTCCAGAAAGTCCTTTTATCACTTCTGAAGAGTGTAGAGGGCATCTCTGAGATTGTAACAGAGGGCGATCCTCTTCCACAATTTGATGTGCATTGTCCACTTGCAGGTCTTCCTCTGGCTTTTGAAACAGATCTAAATTCTATACCTTCAAAAGTTCCATATATTTCAGTAGATAGAGAGTTAATTAAAAAGTGGGCTGAGAAGCTTAAAAGTGCCAGAACAAACCTTAAAGTTGGATTAGCTTGGGCTGGAAGTCAATCTCATAAAAAAGATATGTTTCGTTCGATTAATCTTGAACAATTTGCTCCATTGGGAGATCTCCATAATATTGTGTTTTACAGCTTACAGAAAGGTAGGGGTTCAGAGCAGGCAAAAAATCCCCCTTATAGAATGAAGCTTATTGATTTAATGGATGAGGTTCAAGACTTTTCAGACACTTCAGCAATAATAGAGAATCTTGATTTAGTAATTTCGGTTGATACGTCAGTTGCACATTTAGCAGGGGCATTGGGTAAGCCTGTATGGACATTATTACCATATGCACCTGATTGGCGGTGGTTGCTTGATAGGGAAGACAGTCCGTGGTATCCAACGATGAGATTATTTCGCCAACCTAAGATGAGGGATTGGGATTCGGTGATCAGAAGGGTTGTGGAAGAATTGAGAGCATTGTCTAAAGGAAATAATTTGATTCAGATATCAGAAGAGAAAAAAGACGA
The DNA window shown above is from Nitrospirota bacterium and carries:
- a CDS encoding tetratricopeptide repeat protein, whose protein sequence is MNVELAAKTALEHYNSGNFEKSELLCKKILRRQDKNHYILNLLGLIYFKRKDYDSAISYFKKSISINPLYTEGLCNLGLVLMRKKELDEALACFKKASEIKPYMSEAWGNIGSALYQKGLIEDAIEYYKRALKLKPTLAENWLNIGTCLIDIGKPREAIQYLQKAIEIKPDYALAHFNLSFARLVLGDFKRGWYEYMWRWGLEEFQIPQFPQPLWNGSYLEGKTIYIHGEQGFGDTIQFVRYAPLIVERGGRVIIAVQKVLLSLLKSVEGISEIVTEGDPLPQFDVHCPLAGLPLAFETDLNSIPSKVPYISVDRELIKKWAEKLKSARTNLKVGLAWAGSQSHKKDMFRSINLEQFAPLGDLHNIVFYSLQKGRGSEQAKNPPYRMKLIDLMDEVQDFSDTSAIIENLDLVISVDTSVAHLAGALGKPVWTLLPYAPDWRWLLDREDSPWYPTMRLFRQPKMRDWDSVIRRVVEELRALSKGNNLIQISEEKKDERKSIHDEVASSKEAYALYSKVSIKQNDFVRAHYVIRLTDRSICDFSFINGPVVFKPGEGKVIRGLENAVKTMLPYEFKSIQISASDAFGSYDPKLVFIKSKIELPANLQIGQVLQVKQHNGKILSFWIADIRDGMVVLNANHPLAGKDLVLDILLLERGENAVELSDDTKYRSTIEKISRLENPEEAIEAMNQNSYDKSILISVPVFNRKKITQLCLSQIQRYKTSRCFLQVYNDHSTEFDNQFLVEYADEVIQLPNKMGINNLRLYQLRKFIQSDFDFIYLTDNDVIHDPSFIKVLIFLYELGERKFPVCIYNTIHHMQPNVILFKNNFILLKRTSPGVSIFFDKKMVETIIKILDNVGDYQADFNWDYRVIAYLDRPVLTSVTSYLDHFGAGGTHNLDFERDRALNPTKYLLERRESIIDYLTGKNPADMGDLQKII